The Naumovozyma dairenensis CBS 421 chromosome 8, complete genome genomic sequence ATACTTAATCCAACAAAGAAACCCTTCCATCCTCTTTCTTTGTATATTATCTTTGCCACTTCAGAAATagtttgaaatttatgCGTGTACATGTTACTTACTGATAACGTACTCACTTGTAACCTTCTTCTTATGATTTCGAATGGATATGCAGCAGTTTGTGATGCCATTCCTGCTATCCCGCCCGAGAATAATTCAGCCCATGTCTTTAGCGGTATTCTTTGATGTAAATGAGATTGTTCTCTCCTTTGTTCCTCTGAGGTTTTCATAACAGAATATGGTGCAAATAACGGATATCGTAGAATATCATGCAAAAGATCATGAGCAAAAAATGATACGCCAGCATACGGTATCATACCCAATACAGTGGGAGTATAACCACGATAAAAATTACACCAATGAGCGAACCAATTCGGTATATaccatttcattttcaaagttGTAGATGCAGGTTCTGTATAAATGGTTTTAACAACATCTATTAAGTGTACTCTTTTATGCTCTGTAACATATGCTAATCTTACTCGAATCAAGTCAAGCGGATAGGTCATAAACACACTGCATAATCCGGCTAGGGATCCGCTTAATAATCTTCTCCAATGAGTTTCGAATTCTTTAGATggaattaagaaatttctAATTTGTTCATATGCAACGAATTTCACTGCTGCATAGGGGAATATTCGTATTAATGTTACAGAATGACCTTGATAGAAACCTCTTATACCATCATTTATCCATATATGCTTCGCAGCCTCTACCAATCCAACCAATGATCCTGCATATTTTGTATAATGAGGGTTGGAAGTTTGGAATAGAATTTTAATTCTATCAAGAGGTGCTATCAGTGTTTTAGCGCATGATCCTGAGAGACCTCCGGCAATGGCGgatttcattatatattctagTGAGTTCTTATCGATTGGGACTCGTCCTTTGGTATCAGATAATACTATATCATTCTTGGAACTTTCTTGGTTGGGAGCTATTAGTTCTTTCCCTTTgcttttcatttttttttctttagcAACTGAAGAAAAGTTGTAAAGTTAtaacttttattttttttcctcgGAACTTGTTGTTTTATCGTACTTAATGCATAAGGTAGTTAGACCAAGATGTAGAGTATTCTAGAATTGAGGAATTACCATAATAAGATTCCTCGAGGTTAAATAGATACGTGTAATGGTTTACATCGATCTGCTCTTTGGATTCATTTAGTGTAATCTCGCAGCACCTATTCTAACTGTACATATTTTCAAGGAAAAAGTCGCGATGCGATTAACTGCGAATGTAAATGAGTGAGGTGAAGTGCGGAGTTTAATACACAAAGCAGagaattaatattattcgTTCATTACTCAGAGTTGTATAATGTTACATTACACCACCTAGGTTAGTGATAACGTATTAATAGGCGAAGTCTTATTAAAAGTGCATTATCTTTTGGATAGTATGCCAGGAACACTATAACATAAGGCTATCTCACGCCCAAGTAGGCACTTCCCCTAAAATACTTCATAGGAGGTTCGACAAGATAGGTCGTTCTCCTCTCTCCGAATACGACCTTATTTGCATTAGTGTACCTAGTCTTGAGTACATTAGGGACTTTCTCCCTAGAAGAGTCAACATAAACACCCTACGCTTGGCATAGTCTCATAGCTCCAGGTTGGGATGATGTGATCTACTCCTTCTTGAGTCAGCTCGAGGCAAGTTGAATAGCTATACTCGCTGGGTCACAATTTAAGCATACCttataaaaagaaacacCTATGCAAACTTTACCTATTTGTATCACTTAGTCATACACTAACTTACACTCCTCAGTATCATGTTTGTAGGTCACTCgtcatcaatatcttttCCCATAACATGAACATGGGCGCTTATTTGGGTTTTTCCCAATTATCTTAGTGTGACTGTTCTTTTCACTTAACACCCTTACATTTTACCTTATTGTTTGCACCcaaacatttttcaatatggCAAAAATTTGAAGGTCGCGGCTCGGTAGACAATAATCCCACCACACTAGGTTACTCCCCCTCTACCTCGTCCTAAGAATTGCCTTTCCTCTGCCTAAATGTAATTGTCCTTAGACAGAAGGCTCCTATCGAAGGTACACTTTTCCACTGAGTAGCGGGAGGATCGTGTTTTTACTCTTAGTATCTAGTGAATTCCGAGAAATACCTAGACCCATATctacaaaataatataatacaaataagATAAAGCTGTGAATTCACTAAGAAATTTAGGCTTCAAGGAAAGTTAAAGCAATCTCTgcaaaataataccaaGAAATGTCCACCGATTCTATTGTTAAGGCTTCTAACTGGAGATTGGTTGAAGTTGGCCGTGTTGTTTTGATCAACAAAGGCCCATCAGCCGGTAAATTAGCTACCATCGTCGAAATTATCGATCAAAAGAAGGTATGTTCTCAAACAAGTATTTTATTATCGCAAGAAAGGAGTTtactataaaaaaatgacaTCATAGACTATAGAAGAAAGGGAAGATTATGTGGAATTTTTTGCATCATTACGTAAAAAGaactgataataatggaaaataaagaatcaaaaattaagCCGAGAAAGTATTCGATAGGAATGACTAAACCTCGTATACTCTAATGACCTACAAATAACGTTAATCACCGGGATACTAGTCGTTTATTCCCTAGCGAAAATATTCTTATAGTATACAATGCTACAAGTGACACTTCTTTCATCGTTTTAACTTTTCTTTCGTTGAACATTTATACTAACTACTATCatattatctttaatgtgttattttttatttcagGTTTTGATCGATGGTCCAGTTGCTGGTGTCCCAAGACAATCTATTAACTTAGGTCAAGTTGTCTTAACTCCACTAACCTTTGCTTTACCAAGAGGTGCTAGAACTTCTATTGTTGCCAAGAAATGGGCCGCTGCTGGTGTTTGTGAAAAATGGCACTCATCCTCTTGGGCTAAGAAGATTGCTCAACGTAAGAGACGTGCTGCTTTGACCGACTTTGAAAGATTCCAAGTTATGGTCTTAAGAAAGCAAAAGAGATACAATGTTAAGAAGACTTTGGCTAAGGCTTAAGCGATTAAGTATAAATTACTAAAActacatatataaattaatattttatcttaATTATCAAATCGCTTACATTTAATAATCTTACTTCTTTTCGATTAATATCACGAGGTGAATATAAGTGTACATACGTGCATAGATTAAAAGATAAACAAACTTCAACAGTTATTATCTTAATTTATATGTAGAGATCTTACCGAGTGTGACATGGATTGGGGAGCGAGTGCTACCACAATGATCAATAGCTCATCTTGGGCTTCCGTCTATTTATATCATATTTATTGGTATAGTGATGTAtaattgatattatatattttacgCATGAAAAACATAGAGGTATTGTTGGTCATTGCAGGCCAAGCACTTCTATCCAAGAGCCTGAATCAACTTCAGCGTAGAATTATATTGTCTTTTGTGTCGTTAATCTATTTCCCTTGCGActtttcttgaatgattttttgaatttcatGTTTCTTGTATGCAGGTATTTGGAACTTTTCGGTGAATTTTTGGCCTGGCAAGATTGGCGCGATTTCCAAGATACTTTTAATTTGAGCTTCATAGTCATTGCCATCAGGAATATGTTTGTAAATGTAGTAATCCAGATCTTCACCTGGGTTTGCCTTCCTGAAGAGTTTAGGGTGGAATTCTACACCGTCTtctattctttttttagCAAATTGCCTTTGAGCATTTTCAACTTGAAACTTCTCCTCGGTTGCAACTTCATGGTCCCTCTCTGCCAATGCCTTAATCACTTTGTCCCAAAGTCTTTGAGATTCATATTCACCTTGTTCTTCTATTGGTCTAACTTTTGGCTTCGAAGCGAAATTCTTATGGGTATCAAATAAAACGACCTTCTTAGAACCCTTTGTTCTTAAAtctttgatatatataatatcatTCCACTTCCCTGTAATTTCATAGTATTCTTTAcctttattatcttttacTGTCCCCTCTATGGCATCATAGGTACCTGATATGAAACCCTTTGTTTTAAATTCCAAATCAATTTTATAATTTGGACCCTTAATTATCATATGATCACCAAGTTCAATTCTCATTTTCCCGAAAAGAATCCCTCTGACGTACATATTTGGTTGTGATAATGTATATTTCTCACCACGATCCAGAAATGTCAATATAGTTAAACCTGCCATCATGGCAGCAGATGAATTCCCAAGAAATTTCGATTTAGGGATGGCAACACCATCTACTCTAATATGTGATTCTGGAATCATGTAGAAATATGCAGATTCAGGTGGGTGATGACTAGTTTGTTCAGCAACATAGAATGCTTGCTGTTTATTGGGTAAATCCCAATAAGCTGTGAAATGTTCTCCAAGAACAGGGTTCAATGGTTTTTTCACAGCTTTGGGAGCAATATGCCAACCTGCCAAATACCATTTGACCACTTTAACAAAcctttccaattcattgCTTTCAGAATGCGCATCCAGTAATAAATCGGGGAATTGTAATTGatttgtaattctttccAACAtggattttttttctagGATGAAAGTCGGTAAAGTGATTCGCGATAGATCACAACCTGGTTTCAACTGAGAGATGATgtttaatataatattttgacCAGATTCATCATTCTCGTCTATATCATCTGTATTAACGGGCTCCTGGTTCAACTTCAAAGAGACCGCAGAAGATGCAGAACTCGCACCAGATAATGGTGTAGGGAGCCCTTTCAATTTAGCTAGAGCCATTTATGATCTTGAAGCAATAGATAAATTAATCGAACTTAAAGCAGTTTCTACGATTCACAGTCTTCAACGAATGCAAGAGAGTAATGGCTCAATTCAGGCTTCAAAGACCAGATCTTTAAGGTGCTTTTATATTCCATGCTAGTCTCATCTGAAAATCATgaattgttgaattaaCTTAATTGATTACGTATAGTTTACTAACGTTCAAATTTGACATGTAAAAATTAACGCGCTTGTTTTATCTGTTTCGAAGAAATTCGTCCAATTGACAAATGCAAAGAAAACAGTACGTACATACTAAACAGTTCTCCATCTTAGATGGAACACTTGCAATTGGAACAAGTACCGAGCATAGAAAAGTTACAGTATTGAGTATACTGTGCCAATTGAGTTGCTGTTATATCTCTGTCGTTTGTCTGGTTTATACAATCACATAATTCAATCCATTGTTCAACTACCATTTTACTCTCTTTGCAGCATTAGCTTGAACCCTTTTTTTGGAGAACCAACCTCATAATAACATAGCATTTCAGAAGTTTTCTTATCTCAAAGGATGTCTGCtaataacaaaaatgaaattgaaaaaacaaCTACAGTCGTTGACTCCCTGATAGGTTCCACTGGAGTAGGTCAATTGACTGTACCGAATAAAACCCCTAAAGGAAGAGTTCGGAGTTCTTCCTCTGTTGgtaaaataaatttagGTGATACAGTACCTGGCTTCACCAACACATCTGATGATACGAATAAGGTTAGTCCCACTAAACTCAATCTATCCGAGAAATCCACGGCCGAACAAGGTTCGAATGTCGGAAAGGGTTCCTTATGGAAAGCGTAtaagaatttgaattctcGACATTTTTGGATTTCTCCATTGATGATCATTTTGACCACATACTTGGCCTATTTCCTTTCTAATGACCATTCGGAAAAAAACCCGTTACATATGTTTGTTACCGTATCTTATCAAGTCGATGATACAGATCAATATGGTAAAGGCATTAAAGATTTGacatttattttcttctataTGATCTTCTTCACATTTCTTAGGGAATTCCTAATGGATGTGCTTATCCGGCCATGTATCTTGAAATTAAACATTAAATCAAAGCATAAGACGAATAGAATTATGGAACAGGCCTTTTGTATCATTTATTATGGTGTGTCTGGTCCGTTCGGATTATATATCATGTACCATACAGATTTATGGTTATTTGAAACTAAGACTATGTATAGAACTTATCCAGATTTAACGAATTCATTCGTTTATAAGATCTTCTATTTGGGACAAGCTGCGTTCTGGGCTCAACAAGCTTGTGTTTTAATTTTACAACTGGAGAAACCAAGAAAGGATTTTCAAGAATTAGTTTTCCATCATATTGTTACACTTCTACTAATTTGGGCATCGTACGTTTTCCATTTCACTAAAATGGGGTTGGCTGTTTACATTACCATGGACATTTCAGATTTCTTCTTAGCTTTAACAAAGAcattaaattatttcaattcaaGATTCACACCACCAGTTTTCGTGTCGTTCATGTTCATATGGATATATTTACGTCATTACATCAATATAAAGATTCTTTGGTCCGTGTTAACAGAATTTAGAACGGAAGGTAATTatgttttaaattttgCAACACAACAATATAAATGTTGGATTTCATTGATAATCACATTCATTTTGATATTCGCTTTACAGTTAGTTAATCTCTATTGGTTATTTTTGATCTTCAGAATTTTATATCGTATGGCATTTCAAGGTATTcaaaaagatgaaagaaGCGAAAGTGATACCGATTCAGAACAGgttcaagaacaaaaacaacaagCATTAGAAGATATTGAGAGAAAATCTtgagaataaaaaattggGAAAGTGCCGTTATAAGCTGTTTCTGTAGTTTACTTTAGAAGTTTTGTGACAAATGAACTATGAATATTCATTTCACGAATAGTCGCATATGTATCcatcattatataaatagtGTTTATATAGGATTTAGGTAAAAAATTGCTTAGTCTATGAAATATTGATCAAATTTTCATGGGTCTACGTGGGATTTTAATGAACCCGAAAACTTTTTCACGCTCAATTctataaagatatattgTTTATATAGTCTATATATTCGATgcaaataaataaagaatgaaaaGCATTACGCAGCTATGAGTTTCTGAAGGAAATTGGGtatattttcctttccttCATTCTCATACGCTTAACTtccttgttgttgtttgaGTTTCTGATTCTTTATACTGATATTGAGGTGTATCTTCTCTGTTTTCGAATCGAAGTGTGTCATTATTTCTGTGAGTATTAACATCGAATTCAGTCATTTCAATATTTAGATTTCGTCATCATAATTATCATGATCTTTATAGTAGTATTTATAATAAACATACTGTCCTCCAATATAAAAATCTAAAGACATTTGGAAGAATGcaaatagaaaaaataaaattgatatGTTTTTAGCTCCGAAGATAAGATAAGTAATTTTTAATGTATCACCGCATAACCAACTAACCAATAGGATTAACTTAAACCCCTGgattgatttcaatttataGAGGATGGCAATTTGCGGTAAGGGTAATAATGATTCGATGAATAAACCTAATGAACCTATTGTTGAACCTAGGAATTGTTCTAATGAGCTCCAATTTAGTATTTTTGAGATAGAGAAAGTTACaatcatttgaattaaagtaaatattattaaaaatcTCCAAAATACCTTTGTATTATTCCATTGCCAGAAGGAACCAAATCTTTTGAAACTTGGATCgaagaatttcaaaaatttataGATGAAGACCAATAGACATttataagaaaaatttaaactTTTCTGGAACATGTCAGATAATACTTTACCTTTATCATTGAAGGTtgcatcatcattattgttgttattatgtTTAGTTTTAACCTCCTCAAAGGACATTTCAAAGGATTCGTACCAAACTTCTTTAATTAGATCAATAAAACTTTCCAcgtttttcaaattttgatatttgtACTCATCAGGTCTATATTTCAAACTTGTATTGAGTAGcatcaattgaatgaagatCATTACCAAAGCTTGTCTTAATAAAGTGATTTCATATGGAGTAATCAAATAGTATGAAACTCTCAATATACTAGCAATTAACATTGTTGCACATATATCTATTGAAAACCCTAGAGCTGTTTTggatttttcaatacttattattgttgtacCATATGAGAATAAGGGAGTGAAACTTATCAAATTATTTGCTATAAATTGCATAGTTAACCATTCTGGGATATAGAATTGATCCACTCTCGGTAAGtatgatgatattatatCATTTGGAGCTGTGACTGCTGGTGAAGAGGAAGCAACTGCAGTAGCAATAGACGATGTGGTGGTAGCttccattattaattgCGATGAGATCAACGTCAGGGGAGACTGTTGTACAGGATTGAAACGAGTGACTtgaaatgaatgaaataAGCCACTCTAACTTGAATAAAATGAGATAAAAGTATTTTATATACAGCGAATCAAACTCGACTAGTTAGTAGCAAATTAATAGCAAAATTGGAggttttgttattatttgagtTAATTTCTTGGTTTAATCTCCTTCGATGATgttaaaattaaatgatgtTCGTGTTTTTATTGCATCGAGGCTTCttgtttgttgttctatttcatctttttctCTCATGTTCGTCGCGTAACGTACGCAACGGAAGGCTATATTACTATAGTCGTATTCTGCTATTGATTATAGACAACATAGTTACAAAGACTACACGTATAAAGTTAGAGTATAACTTCAAAGGATAAAAAGGTATACCTGAAAGAGGCCAGTGACTCTGTAAGATATGTGATATGTGATATGTTTATATTAATAAGTACATATCCACGTCAGCTAGACTGTTGTTAGGttaaaaatttggaatgGGATGTTATTTATACCTTATTCAAGGTTTTATAGTTTTTAAATACTGTTTCCTTATCGGCAATTGATCTGTTACCGTTGATTTATTGTGAGCTTCCCATTTTGgttcttctttgaataatctTACAgctttaatgaaattgtcCGTGGTAAGTGTAAACCTATGATAAATTCCTGCAGGAATAATCAAAAGATCACCGGGATACAGTTTACAACGGATCCATTCGTTATTGGTCGGGTCCTTGACGTCAAAATAACCTGATCCTTCAACACAGTAACGAAtctcttcatcttcatgTAAATGTTCTTCATAGAAGATATTTAATTTGGCAAGTAATTGCGCctcttcattattgaaagtTTCTACATTTAAAGTAATACAATCCCtattcttgtaatttcttTCACTAGCTAAGTTATTGACCTCACAAATGGATCTATAATGACCAGCAATTATTCCTAATTTAGTGATACGCTCAGGTGATACTGATACGCCCGAATTATGAGACTGTCTAAAGTCTATATCATCTTTGTCATCATGAACATATATTTCTATCATCTTTTGAAGTTATGTTATAGTTGAGCTGTACACTTAATGGTCTGCTCTTAGTGTGTGGCAAGTGgcattaaaatattaaagttCATATTTGCCAGCACTATTGTTGTTTACATaaagtatataaatatCCTCCAGGACTTTATATATTCgtcaatatatttactgTTATTGATTTAGAGTTTAGTCATCAGAAATGGTTAATTGGCTTTCTCATTTTGACTGCCTATTTACACACGGTAATTCACATACATCATTTGGCTACAAGGGACAATGTTCCCTGTAAAGTCATTGAAGTCAGATGTGGTGTAAGGCTGTTTGGAGCTTTTATCGGTGGAAAAAGAAGTTCTGAAGTACAAATGGCAAGGAAAACTTAGATGttgaaaattgaagaaaacaagCTTCTATGGCCAAGTTGGTAAGGCGCCACACTAGTAATGTGGAGATCATCGGTTCAAATCCGATTGGAagcaatttttttttgtttttcaaaattattgtCTTTTCCAACTCATCGTATTGTATTTTCAAAGTTTTAAcattaaaattt encodes the following:
- the LEU5 gene encoding coenzyme A transporter (similar to Saccharomyces cerevisiae LEU5 (YHR002W); ancestral locus Anc_2.526) — its product is MKSKGKELIAPNQESSKNDIVLSDTKGRVPIDKNSLEYIMKSAIAGGLSGSCAKTLIAPLDRIKILFQTSNPHYTKYAGSLVGLVEAAKHIWINDGIRGFYQGHSVTLIRIFPYAAVKFVAYEQIRNFLIPSKEFETHWRRLLSGSLAGLCSVFMTYPLDLIRVRLAYVTEHKRVHLIDVVKTIYTEPASTTLKMKWYIPNWFAHWCNFYRGYTPTVLGMIPYAGVSFFAHDLLHDILRYPLFAPYSVMKTSEEQRREQSHLHQRIPLKTWAELFSGGIAGMASQTAAYPFEIIRRRLQVSTLSVSNMYTHKFQTISEVAKIIYKERGWKGFFVGLSIGYIKVTPMVACSFFVYERMKLNLGI
- the RPL14B gene encoding 60S ribosomal protein eL14 (similar to Saccharomyces cerevisiae RPL14B (YHL001W) and RPL14A (YKL006W); ancestral locus Anc_2.505), with amino-acid sequence MSTDSIVKASNWRLVEVGRVVLINKGPSAGKLATIVEIIDQKKVLIDGPVAGVPRQSINLGQVVLTPLTFALPRGARTSIVAKKWAAAGVCEKWHSSSWAKKIAQRKRRAALTDFERFQVMVLRKQKRYNVKKTLAKA
- the OSH7 gene encoding oxysterol-binding protein related protein OSH7 (similar to Saccharomyces cerevisiae OSH7 (YHR001W) and OSH6 (YKR003W); ancestral locus Anc_2.513); the encoded protein is MALAKLKGLPTPLSGASSASSAVSLKLNQEPVNTDDIDENDESGQNIILNIISQLKPGCDLSRITLPTFILEKKSMLERITNQLQFPDLLLDAHSESNELERFVKVVKWYLAGWHIAPKAVKKPLNPVLGEHFTAYWDLPNKQQAFYVAEQTSHHPPESAYFYMIPESHIRVDGVAIPKSKFLGNSSAAMMAGLTILTFLDRGEKYTLSQPNMYVRGILFGKMRIELGDHMIIKGPNYKIDLEFKTKGFISGTYDAIEGTVKDNKGKEYYEITGKWNDIIYIKDLRTKGSKKVVLFDTHKNFASKPKVRPIEEQGEYESQRLWDKVIKALAERDHEVATEEKFQVENAQRQFAKKRIEDGVEFHPKLFRKANPGEDLDYYIYKHIPDGNDYEAQIKSILEIAPILPGQKFTEKFQIPAYKKHEIQKIIQEKSQGK
- the NDAI0H01460 gene encoding TLC domain-containing protein (similar to Saccharomyces cerevisiae LAG1 (YHL003C) and LAC1 (YKL008C); ancestral locus Anc_2.501), with translation MSANNKNEIEKTTTVVDSLIGSTGVGQLTVPNKTPKGRVRSSSSVGKINLGDTVPGFTNTSDDTNKVSPTKLNLSEKSTAEQGSNVGKGSLWKAYKNLNSRHFWISPLMIILTTYLAYFLSNDHSEKNPLHMFVTVSYQVDDTDQYGKGIKDLTFIFFYMIFFTFLREFLMDVLIRPCILKLNIKSKHKTNRIMEQAFCIIYYGVSGPFGLYIMYHTDLWLFETKTMYRTYPDLTNSFVYKIFYLGQAAFWAQQACVLILQLEKPRKDFQELVFHHIVTLLLIWASYVFHFTKMGLAVYITMDISDFFLALTKTLNYFNSRFTPPVFVSFMFIWIYLRHYINIKILWSVLTEFRTEGNYVLNFATQQYKCWISLIITFILIFALQLVNLYWLFLIFRILYRMAFQGIQKDERSESDTDSEQVQEQKQQALEDIERKS
- the ANY1 gene encoding Any1p (similar to Saccharomyces cerevisiae YMR010W; ancestral locus Anc_7.112) — protein: MEATTTSSIATAVASSSPAVTAPNDIISSYLPRVDQFYIPEWLTMQFIANNLISFTPLFSYGTTIISIEKSKTALGFSIDICATMLIASILRVSYYLITPYEITLLRQALVMIFIQLMLLNTSLKYRPDEYKYQNLKNVESFIDLIKEVWYESFEMSFEEVKTKHNNNNNDDATFNDKGKVLSDMFQKSLNFSYKCLLVFIYKFLKFFDPSFKRFGSFWQWNNTKVFWRFLIIFTLIQMIVTFSISKILNWSSLEQFLGSTIGSLGLFIESLLPLPQIAILYKLKSIQGFKLILLVSWLCGDTLKITYLIFGAKNISILFFLFAFFQMSLDFYIGGQYVYYKYYYKDHDNYDDEI
- the ADI1 gene encoding acireductone dioxygenase (Ni2+-requiring) (similar to Saccharomyces cerevisiae ADI1 (YMR009W); ancestral locus Anc_7.113), translated to MIEIYVHDDKDDIDFRQSHNSGVSVSPERITKLGIIAGHYRSICEVNNLASERNYKNRDCITLNVETFNNEEAQLLAKLNIFYEEHLHEDEEIRYCVEGSGYFDVKDPTNNEWIRCKLYPGDLLIIPAGIYHRFTLTTDNFIKAVRLFKEEPKWEAHNKSTVTDQLPIRKQYLKTIKP